A genome region from Pan troglodytes isolate AG18354 chromosome 3, NHGRI_mPanTro3-v2.0_pri, whole genome shotgun sequence includes the following:
- the RASGEF1B gene encoding ras-GEF domain-containing family member 1B isoform X6, translating into MPQTPPFSAMFDSSGYNRNLYQSAEDSCGGLYYHDNNLLSGSLEALIQHLVPNVDYYPDRTYIFTFLLSSRLFMHPYELMAKVCHLCVEHQRLSDPDSDKNQMRKIAPKILQLLTEWTETFPYDFRDERMMRNLKDLAHRIASGEEQTYRKNVQQMMQCLIRKLAALSQYEEVLAKISSTSTDRLTVLKTKPQSIQRDIITVCNDPYTLAQQLTHIELERLNYIGPEEFVQAFVQKDPLDNDKSCYSERKKTRNLEAYVEWFNRLSYLVATEICMPVKKKHRARMIEYFIDVARECFNIGNFNSLMAIISGMNMSPVSRLKKTWAKVKTAKFDILEHQMDPSSNFYNYRTALRGAAQRSLTAHSSREKIVIPFFSLLIKDIYFLNEGCANRLPNGHVNFEKFWELAKQVSEFMTWKQVECPFERDRKILQYLLTVPVFSEDALYLASYESEGPENHIEKDRWKSLRSSLLGRV; encoded by the exons ATGCCTCAGACTCCTCCCTTTTCAGCAATGTTTGACAGCAGTGGTTACAATCGAAACCTCTATCAGTCTGCAGAGGACAGCTGTGGAGGGTTGTATTACCATGACAACAACCTCCTCTCTGGATCCCTGGAAGCACTCATCCAGCACTTAGTACCTAATGTGGATTACTATCCAGAT aGAACATACATATTTACCTTCCTACTCAGTTCTCGGTTATTTATGCATCCGTATGAGCTAATGGCCAAAGTTTGCCACTTATGTGTTGAGCACCAGAGACTAAGTGATCCTGATAGTGATAAG AACCAGATGAGAAAAATTGCACCCAAAATCCTTCAACTCCTCACGGAATGGACGGAAACATTTCCCTATGATTTTCGGGATGAAAGAATGATGAGAAACTTAAAAGATCTGGCTCACCGAATAGCCAGTGGCGAAGAG CAGACATACAGAAAGAATGTCCAGCAAATGATGCAGTGTCTGATCCGCAAGCTTGCTGCGCTCAGCCAGTACGAAGAAGTCCTGGCAAAAATCAGCTCCACATCCACAGATCGGCTCACAGTTCTCAAGACCAAGCCACAGTCTATACAAAGGGATATCATTACTGTCTGCAACGACCCTTACACGTTGGCCCAGCAGCTGACTCATATAGAGCTG GAGAGGCTCAATTATATTGGGCCAGAAGAATTTGTTCAGGCGTTCGTGCAGAAGGACCCTTTGGATAATGACAAG AGTTGCTACAGTGAACGGAAGAAAACACGAAACTTAGAAGCTTACGTGGAATGGTTTAATCGCCTCAGCTACTTGGTTGCTACGGAAATCTGTATG CCTGTTAAGAAAAAACACCGAGCAAGAATGATTGAGTATTTCATTGACGTAGCTCGGGAGTGTTTTAACATTGGCAACTTCAACTCCTTGATGGCGATAATCT CTGGTATGAATATGAGCCCAGTCTCTCGACTAAAAAAAACTTGGGCCAAAGTGAAGACTGCAAAATTTGACATTCTTGAG CATCAGATGGACCCTTCAAGCAATTTCTATAATTATCGAACAGCTCTTCGTGGGGCAGCACAAAGGTCTTTAACTGCTCATAGTAGTAGAGAAAAG ATTGTGATACCATTCTTCAGTCTCTTAATCAAAGATATTTATTTCCTCAATGAGGGTTGTGCCAACCGCCTTCCCAATGGCCATGTCAATTTTGAG AAATTTTGGGAACTGGCCAAACAAGTGAGTGAATTTATGACATGGAAACAAGTGGAGTGTCCATTTGAGAGGGACCGGAAGATCTTACAGTATCTGCTCACAGTACCAGTCTTCAGTGAAGATG CTCTCTACTTGGCTTCTTATGAGAGTGAAGGACCTGAAAATCATATAGAGAAAGACAGATGGAAGTCTTTAAG GTCGAGCCTCTTAGGCAGAGTTTAA
- the RASGEF1B gene encoding ras-GEF domain-containing family member 1B isoform X4, translating into MYSSITPVCFPSPLIEKPIDKESMPQTPPFSAMFDSSGYNRNLYQSAEDSCGGLYYHDNNLLSGSLEALIQHLVPNVDYYPDRTYIFTFLLSSRLFMHPYELMAKVCHLCVEHQRLSDPDSDKNQMRKIAPKILQLLTEWTETFPYDFRDERMMRNLKDLAHRIASGEEQTYRKNVQQMMQCLIRKLAALSQYEEVLAKISSTSTDRLTVLKTKPQSIQRDIITVCNDPYTLAQQLTHIELERLNYIGPEEFVQAFVQKDPLDNDKSCYSERKKTRNLEAYVEWFNRLSYLVATEICMPVKKKHRARMIEYFIDVARECFNIGNFNSLMAIISGMNMSPVSRLKKTWAKVKTAKFDILEHQMDPSSNFYNYRTALRGAAQRSLTAHSSREKKFWELAKQVSEFMTWKQVECPFERDRKILQYLLTVPVFSEDALYLASYESEGPENHIEKDRWKSLRSSLLGRV; encoded by the exons gaAAGTATGCCTCAGACTCCTCCCTTTTCAGCAATGTTTGACAGCAGTGGTTACAATCGAAACCTCTATCAGTCTGCAGAGGACAGCTGTGGAGGGTTGTATTACCATGACAACAACCTCCTCTCTGGATCCCTGGAAGCACTCATCCAGCACTTAGTACCTAATGTGGATTACTATCCAGAT aGAACATACATATTTACCTTCCTACTCAGTTCTCGGTTATTTATGCATCCGTATGAGCTAATGGCCAAAGTTTGCCACTTATGTGTTGAGCACCAGAGACTAAGTGATCCTGATAGTGATAAG AACCAGATGAGAAAAATTGCACCCAAAATCCTTCAACTCCTCACGGAATGGACGGAAACATTTCCCTATGATTTTCGGGATGAAAGAATGATGAGAAACTTAAAAGATCTGGCTCACCGAATAGCCAGTGGCGAAGAG CAGACATACAGAAAGAATGTCCAGCAAATGATGCAGTGTCTGATCCGCAAGCTTGCTGCGCTCAGCCAGTACGAAGAAGTCCTGGCAAAAATCAGCTCCACATCCACAGATCGGCTCACAGTTCTCAAGACCAAGCCACAGTCTATACAAAGGGATATCATTACTGTCTGCAACGACCCTTACACGTTGGCCCAGCAGCTGACTCATATAGAGCTG GAGAGGCTCAATTATATTGGGCCAGAAGAATTTGTTCAGGCGTTCGTGCAGAAGGACCCTTTGGATAATGACAAG AGTTGCTACAGTGAACGGAAGAAAACACGAAACTTAGAAGCTTACGTGGAATGGTTTAATCGCCTCAGCTACTTGGTTGCTACGGAAATCTGTATG CCTGTTAAGAAAAAACACCGAGCAAGAATGATTGAGTATTTCATTGACGTAGCTCGGGAGTGTTTTAACATTGGCAACTTCAACTCCTTGATGGCGATAATCT CTGGTATGAATATGAGCCCAGTCTCTCGACTAAAAAAAACTTGGGCCAAAGTGAAGACTGCAAAATTTGACATTCTTGAG CATCAGATGGACCCTTCAAGCAATTTCTATAATTATCGAACAGCTCTTCGTGGGGCAGCACAAAGGTCTTTAACTGCTCATAGTAGTAGAGAAAAG AAATTTTGGGAACTGGCCAAACAAGTGAGTGAATTTATGACATGGAAACAAGTGGAGTGTCCATTTGAGAGGGACCGGAAGATCTTACAGTATCTGCTCACAGTACCAGTCTTCAGTGAAGATG CTCTCTACTTGGCTTCTTATGAGAGTGAAGGACCTGAAAATCATATAGAGAAAGACAGATGGAAGTCTTTAAG GTCGAGCCTCTTAGGCAGAGTTTAA
- the RASGEF1B gene encoding ras-GEF domain-containing family member 1B isoform X7: MPQTPPFSAMFDSSGYNRNLYQSAEDSCGGLYYHDNNLLSGSLEALIQHLVPNVDYYPDRTYIFTFLLSSRLFMHPYELMAKVCHLCVEHQRLSDPDSDKNQMRKIAPKILQLLTEWTETFPYDFRDERMMRNLKDLAHRIASGEETYRKNVQQMMQCLIRKLAALSQYEEVLAKISSTSTDRLTVLKTKPQSIQRDIITVCNDPYTLAQQLTHIELERLNYIGPEEFVQAFVQKDPLDNDKSCYSERKKTRNLEAYVEWFNRLSYLVATEICMPVKKKHRARMIEYFIDVARECFNIGNFNSLMAIISGMNMSPVSRLKKTWAKVKTAKFDILEHQMDPSSNFYNYRTALRGAAQRSLTAHSSREKIVIPFFSLLIKDIYFLNEGCANRLPNGHVNFEKFWELAKQVSEFMTWKQVECPFERDRKILQYLLTVPVFSEDALYLASYESEGPENHIEKDRWKSLRSSLLGRV; encoded by the exons ATGCCTCAGACTCCTCCCTTTTCAGCAATGTTTGACAGCAGTGGTTACAATCGAAACCTCTATCAGTCTGCAGAGGACAGCTGTGGAGGGTTGTATTACCATGACAACAACCTCCTCTCTGGATCCCTGGAAGCACTCATCCAGCACTTAGTACCTAATGTGGATTACTATCCAGAT aGAACATACATATTTACCTTCCTACTCAGTTCTCGGTTATTTATGCATCCGTATGAGCTAATGGCCAAAGTTTGCCACTTATGTGTTGAGCACCAGAGACTAAGTGATCCTGATAGTGATAAG AACCAGATGAGAAAAATTGCACCCAAAATCCTTCAACTCCTCACGGAATGGACGGAAACATTTCCCTATGATTTTCGGGATGAAAGAATGATGAGAAACTTAAAAGATCTGGCTCACCGAATAGCCAGTGGCGAAGAG ACATACAGAAAGAATGTCCAGCAAATGATGCAGTGTCTGATCCGCAAGCTTGCTGCGCTCAGCCAGTACGAAGAAGTCCTGGCAAAAATCAGCTCCACATCCACAGATCGGCTCACAGTTCTCAAGACCAAGCCACAGTCTATACAAAGGGATATCATTACTGTCTGCAACGACCCTTACACGTTGGCCCAGCAGCTGACTCATATAGAGCTG GAGAGGCTCAATTATATTGGGCCAGAAGAATTTGTTCAGGCGTTCGTGCAGAAGGACCCTTTGGATAATGACAAG AGTTGCTACAGTGAACGGAAGAAAACACGAAACTTAGAAGCTTACGTGGAATGGTTTAATCGCCTCAGCTACTTGGTTGCTACGGAAATCTGTATG CCTGTTAAGAAAAAACACCGAGCAAGAATGATTGAGTATTTCATTGACGTAGCTCGGGAGTGTTTTAACATTGGCAACTTCAACTCCTTGATGGCGATAATCT CTGGTATGAATATGAGCCCAGTCTCTCGACTAAAAAAAACTTGGGCCAAAGTGAAGACTGCAAAATTTGACATTCTTGAG CATCAGATGGACCCTTCAAGCAATTTCTATAATTATCGAACAGCTCTTCGTGGGGCAGCACAAAGGTCTTTAACTGCTCATAGTAGTAGAGAAAAG ATTGTGATACCATTCTTCAGTCTCTTAATCAAAGATATTTATTTCCTCAATGAGGGTTGTGCCAACCGCCTTCCCAATGGCCATGTCAATTTTGAG AAATTTTGGGAACTGGCCAAACAAGTGAGTGAATTTATGACATGGAAACAAGTGGAGTGTCCATTTGAGAGGGACCGGAAGATCTTACAGTATCTGCTCACAGTACCAGTCTTCAGTGAAGATG CTCTCTACTTGGCTTCTTATGAGAGTGAAGGACCTGAAAATCATATAGAGAAAGACAGATGGAAGTCTTTAAG GTCGAGCCTCTTAGGCAGAGTTTAA
- the RASGEF1B gene encoding ras-GEF domain-containing family member 1B isoform X1, whose product MYSSITPVCFPSPLIEKPIDKESMPQTPPFSAMFDSSGYNRNLYQSAEDSCGGLYYHDNNLLSGSLEALIQHLVPNVDYYPDRTYIFTFLLSSRLFMHPYELMAKVCHLCVEHQRLSDPDSDKNQMRKIAPKILQLLTEWTETFPYDFRDERMMRNLKDLAHRIASGEEQTYRKNVQQMMQCLIRKLAALSQYEEVLAKISSTSTDRLTVLKTKPQSIQRDIITVCNDPYTLAQQLTHIELERLNYIGPEEFVQAFVQKDPLDNDKSCYSERKKTRNLEAYVEWFNRLSYLVATEICMPVKKKHRARMIEYFIDVARECFNIGNFNSLMAIISGMNMSPVSRLKKTWAKVKTAKFDILEHQMDPSSNFYNYRTALRGAAQRSLTAHSSREKIVIPFFSLLIKDIYFLNEGCANRLPNGHVNFEKFWELAKQVSEFMTWKQVECPFERDRKILQYLLTVPVFSEDALYLASYESEGPENHIEKDRWKSLRSSLLGRV is encoded by the exons gaAAGTATGCCTCAGACTCCTCCCTTTTCAGCAATGTTTGACAGCAGTGGTTACAATCGAAACCTCTATCAGTCTGCAGAGGACAGCTGTGGAGGGTTGTATTACCATGACAACAACCTCCTCTCTGGATCCCTGGAAGCACTCATCCAGCACTTAGTACCTAATGTGGATTACTATCCAGAT aGAACATACATATTTACCTTCCTACTCAGTTCTCGGTTATTTATGCATCCGTATGAGCTAATGGCCAAAGTTTGCCACTTATGTGTTGAGCACCAGAGACTAAGTGATCCTGATAGTGATAAG AACCAGATGAGAAAAATTGCACCCAAAATCCTTCAACTCCTCACGGAATGGACGGAAACATTTCCCTATGATTTTCGGGATGAAAGAATGATGAGAAACTTAAAAGATCTGGCTCACCGAATAGCCAGTGGCGAAGAG CAGACATACAGAAAGAATGTCCAGCAAATGATGCAGTGTCTGATCCGCAAGCTTGCTGCGCTCAGCCAGTACGAAGAAGTCCTGGCAAAAATCAGCTCCACATCCACAGATCGGCTCACAGTTCTCAAGACCAAGCCACAGTCTATACAAAGGGATATCATTACTGTCTGCAACGACCCTTACACGTTGGCCCAGCAGCTGACTCATATAGAGCTG GAGAGGCTCAATTATATTGGGCCAGAAGAATTTGTTCAGGCGTTCGTGCAGAAGGACCCTTTGGATAATGACAAG AGTTGCTACAGTGAACGGAAGAAAACACGAAACTTAGAAGCTTACGTGGAATGGTTTAATCGCCTCAGCTACTTGGTTGCTACGGAAATCTGTATG CCTGTTAAGAAAAAACACCGAGCAAGAATGATTGAGTATTTCATTGACGTAGCTCGGGAGTGTTTTAACATTGGCAACTTCAACTCCTTGATGGCGATAATCT CTGGTATGAATATGAGCCCAGTCTCTCGACTAAAAAAAACTTGGGCCAAAGTGAAGACTGCAAAATTTGACATTCTTGAG CATCAGATGGACCCTTCAAGCAATTTCTATAATTATCGAACAGCTCTTCGTGGGGCAGCACAAAGGTCTTTAACTGCTCATAGTAGTAGAGAAAAG ATTGTGATACCATTCTTCAGTCTCTTAATCAAAGATATTTATTTCCTCAATGAGGGTTGTGCCAACCGCCTTCCCAATGGCCATGTCAATTTTGAG AAATTTTGGGAACTGGCCAAACAAGTGAGTGAATTTATGACATGGAAACAAGTGGAGTGTCCATTTGAGAGGGACCGGAAGATCTTACAGTATCTGCTCACAGTACCAGTCTTCAGTGAAGATG CTCTCTACTTGGCTTCTTATGAGAGTGAAGGACCTGAAAATCATATAGAGAAAGACAGATGGAAGTCTTTAAG GTCGAGCCTCTTAGGCAGAGTTTAA
- the RASGEF1B gene encoding ras-GEF domain-containing family member 1B isoform X2 → MYSSITPVCFPSPLIEKPIDKESMPQTPPFSAMFDSSGYNRNLYQSAEDSCGGLYYHDNNLLSGSLEALIQHLVPNVDYYPDRTYIFTFLLSSRLFMHPYELMAKVCHLCVEHQRLSDPDSDKNQMRKIAPKILQLLTEWTETFPYDFRDERMMRNLKDLAHRIASGEETYRKNVQQMMQCLIRKLAALSQYEEVLAKISSTSTDRLTVLKTKPQSIQRDIITVCNDPYTLAQQLTHIELERLNYIGPEEFVQAFVQKDPLDNDKSCYSERKKTRNLEAYVEWFNRLSYLVATEICMPVKKKHRARMIEYFIDVARECFNIGNFNSLMAIISGMNMSPVSRLKKTWAKVKTAKFDILEHQMDPSSNFYNYRTALRGAAQRSLTAHSSREKIVIPFFSLLIKDIYFLNEGCANRLPNGHVNFEKFWELAKQVSEFMTWKQVECPFERDRKILQYLLTVPVFSEDALYLASYESEGPENHIEKDRWKSLRSSLLGRV, encoded by the exons gaAAGTATGCCTCAGACTCCTCCCTTTTCAGCAATGTTTGACAGCAGTGGTTACAATCGAAACCTCTATCAGTCTGCAGAGGACAGCTGTGGAGGGTTGTATTACCATGACAACAACCTCCTCTCTGGATCCCTGGAAGCACTCATCCAGCACTTAGTACCTAATGTGGATTACTATCCAGAT aGAACATACATATTTACCTTCCTACTCAGTTCTCGGTTATTTATGCATCCGTATGAGCTAATGGCCAAAGTTTGCCACTTATGTGTTGAGCACCAGAGACTAAGTGATCCTGATAGTGATAAG AACCAGATGAGAAAAATTGCACCCAAAATCCTTCAACTCCTCACGGAATGGACGGAAACATTTCCCTATGATTTTCGGGATGAAAGAATGATGAGAAACTTAAAAGATCTGGCTCACCGAATAGCCAGTGGCGAAGAG ACATACAGAAAGAATGTCCAGCAAATGATGCAGTGTCTGATCCGCAAGCTTGCTGCGCTCAGCCAGTACGAAGAAGTCCTGGCAAAAATCAGCTCCACATCCACAGATCGGCTCACAGTTCTCAAGACCAAGCCACAGTCTATACAAAGGGATATCATTACTGTCTGCAACGACCCTTACACGTTGGCCCAGCAGCTGACTCATATAGAGCTG GAGAGGCTCAATTATATTGGGCCAGAAGAATTTGTTCAGGCGTTCGTGCAGAAGGACCCTTTGGATAATGACAAG AGTTGCTACAGTGAACGGAAGAAAACACGAAACTTAGAAGCTTACGTGGAATGGTTTAATCGCCTCAGCTACTTGGTTGCTACGGAAATCTGTATG CCTGTTAAGAAAAAACACCGAGCAAGAATGATTGAGTATTTCATTGACGTAGCTCGGGAGTGTTTTAACATTGGCAACTTCAACTCCTTGATGGCGATAATCT CTGGTATGAATATGAGCCCAGTCTCTCGACTAAAAAAAACTTGGGCCAAAGTGAAGACTGCAAAATTTGACATTCTTGAG CATCAGATGGACCCTTCAAGCAATTTCTATAATTATCGAACAGCTCTTCGTGGGGCAGCACAAAGGTCTTTAACTGCTCATAGTAGTAGAGAAAAG ATTGTGATACCATTCTTCAGTCTCTTAATCAAAGATATTTATTTCCTCAATGAGGGTTGTGCCAACCGCCTTCCCAATGGCCATGTCAATTTTGAG AAATTTTGGGAACTGGCCAAACAAGTGAGTGAATTTATGACATGGAAACAAGTGGAGTGTCCATTTGAGAGGGACCGGAAGATCTTACAGTATCTGCTCACAGTACCAGTCTTCAGTGAAGATG CTCTCTACTTGGCTTCTTATGAGAGTGAAGGACCTGAAAATCATATAGAGAAAGACAGATGGAAGTCTTTAAG GTCGAGCCTCTTAGGCAGAGTTTAA
- the RASGEF1B gene encoding ras-GEF domain-containing family member 1B isoform X5: MLSIHEEQQWKPSMYSSITPVCFPSPLIEKPIDKESMPQTPPFSAMFDSSGYNRNLYQSAEDSCGGLYYHDNNLLSGSLEALIQHLVPNVDYYPDRTYIFTFLLSSRLFMHPYELMAKVCHLCVEHQRLSDPDSDKNQMRKIAPKILQLLTEWTETFPYDFRDERMMRNLKDLAHRIASGEEQTYRKNVQQMMQCLIRKLAALSQYEEVLAKISSTSTDRLTVLKTKPQSIQRDIITVCNDPYTLAQQLTHIELERLNYIGPEEFVQAFVQKDPLDNDKSCYSERKKTRNLEAYVEWFNRLSYLVATEICMPVKKKHRARMIEYFIDVARECFNIGNFNSLMAIISGMNMSPVSRLKKTWAKVKTAKFDILEHQMDPSSNFYNYRTALRGAAQRSLTAHSSREKIVIPFFSLLIKDIYFLNEGCANRLPNGHVNFEKFWELAKQVSEFMTWKQVECPFERDRKILQYLLTVPVFSEDALYLASYESEGPENHIEKDRWKSLRSSLLGRV, from the exons gaAAGTATGCCTCAGACTCCTCCCTTTTCAGCAATGTTTGACAGCAGTGGTTACAATCGAAACCTCTATCAGTCTGCAGAGGACAGCTGTGGAGGGTTGTATTACCATGACAACAACCTCCTCTCTGGATCCCTGGAAGCACTCATCCAGCACTTAGTACCTAATGTGGATTACTATCCAGAT aGAACATACATATTTACCTTCCTACTCAGTTCTCGGTTATTTATGCATCCGTATGAGCTAATGGCCAAAGTTTGCCACTTATGTGTTGAGCACCAGAGACTAAGTGATCCTGATAGTGATAAG AACCAGATGAGAAAAATTGCACCCAAAATCCTTCAACTCCTCACGGAATGGACGGAAACATTTCCCTATGATTTTCGGGATGAAAGAATGATGAGAAACTTAAAAGATCTGGCTCACCGAATAGCCAGTGGCGAAGAG CAGACATACAGAAAGAATGTCCAGCAAATGATGCAGTGTCTGATCCGCAAGCTTGCTGCGCTCAGCCAGTACGAAGAAGTCCTGGCAAAAATCAGCTCCACATCCACAGATCGGCTCACAGTTCTCAAGACCAAGCCACAGTCTATACAAAGGGATATCATTACTGTCTGCAACGACCCTTACACGTTGGCCCAGCAGCTGACTCATATAGAGCTG GAGAGGCTCAATTATATTGGGCCAGAAGAATTTGTTCAGGCGTTCGTGCAGAAGGACCCTTTGGATAATGACAAG AGTTGCTACAGTGAACGGAAGAAAACACGAAACTTAGAAGCTTACGTGGAATGGTTTAATCGCCTCAGCTACTTGGTTGCTACGGAAATCTGTATG CCTGTTAAGAAAAAACACCGAGCAAGAATGATTGAGTATTTCATTGACGTAGCTCGGGAGTGTTTTAACATTGGCAACTTCAACTCCTTGATGGCGATAATCT CTGGTATGAATATGAGCCCAGTCTCTCGACTAAAAAAAACTTGGGCCAAAGTGAAGACTGCAAAATTTGACATTCTTGAG CATCAGATGGACCCTTCAAGCAATTTCTATAATTATCGAACAGCTCTTCGTGGGGCAGCACAAAGGTCTTTAACTGCTCATAGTAGTAGAGAAAAG ATTGTGATACCATTCTTCAGTCTCTTAATCAAAGATATTTATTTCCTCAATGAGGGTTGTGCCAACCGCCTTCCCAATGGCCATGTCAATTTTGAG AAATTTTGGGAACTGGCCAAACAAGTGAGTGAATTTATGACATGGAAACAAGTGGAGTGTCCATTTGAGAGGGACCGGAAGATCTTACAGTATCTGCTCACAGTACCAGTCTTCAGTGAAGATG CTCTCTACTTGGCTTCTTATGAGAGTGAAGGACCTGAAAATCATATAGAGAAAGACAGATGGAAGTCTTTAAG GTCGAGCCTCTTAGGCAGAGTTTAA